A genome region from Pristis pectinata isolate sPriPec2 chromosome 4, sPriPec2.1.pri, whole genome shotgun sequence includes the following:
- the sqstm1 gene encoding sequestosome-1 isoform X2: MAFNVKVYLLAKDESSREIRRFTVDHSVSTSFAHLYKKVGSVFQSLRSDNFQMYYKDEEGDMIAFSTDDELSMALSYLQDGTFRVYIKEKKEYKHGQDKAAGMLHPNIICDACNGPVIGPRYKCSMCPDYDLCGSCKGKGFHKEHEMILLQTPQFFHPFERIPRGMWFHKKRNAGPCRWAMVQQDSCAQAASCPGRQQSPATEPTPAEQASESHSQSQDKNVSYLQSVGRNVAAMLSPLGIDVDIDVEHGGQRFKAAECSINSQPESAGSSAHSDLLTANQNKPRGTSSLEQSEAVLMDVEQSVPNPNSLVAFTPIDGESKTSSVDSNSEEEWTHLSPKGVDPSTGELQSMQQLNLHDLEEEQSSNLQRGPESYEQGPTGLREAAVYPHLPQDAEPRLIEALSQMLSMGFHDDEGWLTRLLQAKQCDIGAALDAMQPAKGSARQ; encoded by the exons ATGGCTTTCAACGTGAAAGTCTACCTGCTGGCCAAGGATGAGAGCAGCCGGGAGATCCGGCGCTTCACCGTGGACCACAGCGTCTCCACCAGCTTCGCCCACCTCTACAAGAAGGTGGGCAGCGTCTTCCAGAGCCTCCGCTCCGACAACTTCCAGATGTACTACAAAG ACGAGGAAGGGGACATGATTGCTTTCTCCACTGATGATGAGCTGTCGATGGCCCTGTCCTACCTTCAGGATGGAACCTTTCGTGTCTACATTAAAG AAAAGAAGGAATACAAACATGGCCAGGACAAGGCTGCTGGGATGCTTCATCCAAACATCATCTGTGATGCCTGCAATGGCCCAGTGATTGGCCCTCGCTATAAGTGCTCCATGTGCCCCGACTATGATCTGTGTGGCAGCTGCAAGGGAAAGGGGTTCCACAAGGAACACGAGATGATACTCCTGCAGACCCCACAATTCTTCCATCCATTTGAG CGGATTCCCAGAGGAATGTGGTTCCATAAGAAGAGGAATGCAGGTCCATGTCGCTGGGCTATGGTACAACAAGATTCCTGCGCTCAGGCTGCATCGTGCCCTGGTAGACAGCAGTCACCAGCAACTGAGCCAACCCCAGCTGAGCAAG CTTCTGAGAGCCACAGCCAGAGCCAGGATAAGAACGTGAGCTACTTGCAGAGTGTGGGCCGAAATGTGGCTGCAATGTTGAGCCCCCTGG GTATTGATGTCGACATTGATGTGGAACACGGGGGCCAGCGGTTCAAAGCTGCTGAGTGCTCCATAAACAGCCAGCCAGAGTCTGCAGGCAGCAGTGCACACTCTGATCTACTGACTGCCAACCAGAACAAGCCGAGAGGAACCTCCAGCCTGGAGCAGAGTGAAGCGGTTCTAATGGATGTGGAACAGTCTGTCCCAAATCCAAACTCTTTGGTGGCTTTTACTCCAATAGACGGGGAGTCCAAG ACTTCCAGTGTTGACAGCAACAGTGAAGAGGAATGGACTCATCTTTCACCAAAAGGGGTTGATCCATCCACTGGAGAGCTGCAGTCAATGCAACAACTTAATCTGCATGACCTTGAGGAAGAACAGTCATCAAACCTGCAACGAGGACCTGAGTCCTATGAGCAGGGACCCACTGGTCTGAGGGAGGCAGCTGTGTATCCTCACCTTCCACAGG ATGCAGAGCCCCGGCTGATAGAAGCCCTGTCTCAGATGCTGTCCATGGGGTTTCACGATGATGAAGGCTGGTTGACCCGACTCCTGCAGGCCAAGCAATGTGACATTGGAGCAGCACTGGATGCCATGCAGCCTGCCAAGGGGTCAGCTCGCCAATGA